From one Odontesthes bonariensis isolate fOdoBon6 chromosome 14, fOdoBon6.hap1, whole genome shotgun sequence genomic stretch:
- the LOC142398254 gene encoding alpha-amylase-like isoform X2, with translation MKLLILVGLLCLSFAQHNPHFRHERTAIVHLFEWRWADIAAECERFLGPKGFGGVQISPPNEHIVLDSPWRPWWQRYQPISYNLCSRSGSEDEFKDMVTRCNNVGVNIYVDAVINHMCGTSGGAGNHSSCGSWFNAGNEEFPSVPYSSLDFNDKKCLTGSGGIENYSEIFQVRDCRLVSLLDLALEKDYVRGKVAAYMNMMIDLGVAGFRVDACKHMWPGDLDNVYGRLHNLNTTWFPSDSKPFIYQEVIDLGGEAISSSEYFQLGRVTEFKYGAKLGNVFRKWHGEKLFYTRNWGEGWDFMSDGNAVVFIDNHDNQRGHGAGGASIITFWDSRLHKMAVGYMLAHPYGVARVMSSYRWDRHFVNGKDQNDWMGPPSNGNGSTKPVPVNPDQTCGDGWVCEHRWRQITNMVIFRNVVKGQPHSNWWDNQSNQVAFGRGNRGFIVFNNDDWDLDVTLNTGLPSGTYCDIISGQKEGNGCTGKQINVGDGGRAHFKISNRDEDPFVAVHVESKL, from the exons ATGAAGCTGTTAATTTTGGTTGGCCTGCTTTGTCTCAGCTTCGCCCAACATAATCCCCACTTCAGGCATGAAAGGACAGCAATCGTCCACCTGTTTGAGTGGCGCTGGGCCGACATCGCTGCAGAGTGTGAACGTTTCTTGGGTCCTAAAGGATTTGGGGGCGTTCAG ATCTCACCGCCAAATGAACACATTGTGCTAGACAGTCCCTGGAGGCCCTGGTGGCAGAGATACCAGCCAATCAGCTACAACTTGTGCTCCAGATCTGGCAGTGAGGATGAATTTAAAGACATGGTCACAAGATGCAACAATGTTGGG gtcaaCATCTATGTGGATGCTGTCATCAACCACATGTGCGGAACTAGTGGAGGGGCAGGAAACCACTCCTCATGTGGAAgctggtttaacgcaggcaacgAGGAGTTCCCCAGCGTCCCCTATTCCTCTTTGGACTtcaatgataaaaaatgcttgACTGGTAGTGGTGGGATTGAAAACTATAGTGAAA TATTTCAGGTGCGTGACTGCCGCCTGGTCAGCCTTCTGGACCTTGCGCTGGAGAAAGATTACGTCAGAGGCAAGGTGGCTGCGTACATGAACATGATGATTGACTTGGGTGTGGCTGGATTTAGAGTGGATGCCTGCAAGCACATGTGGCCTGGTGACCTGGATAATGTTTATGGTCGTCTTCACAACCTCAACACTACATGGTTTCCCAGTGACTCCAAACCCTTCATCTACCAGGAG GTAATAGATTTGGGGGGTGAGGCAATctcatcttcagagtatttccaACTGGGAAGGGTGACTGAGTTCAAGTATGGCGCCAAGCTCGGAAATGTCTTCAGAAAGTGGCACGGGGAGAAGCTGTTTTACACCAG GAACTGGGGAGAGGGATGGGACTTCATGTCTGATGGAAATGCTGTGGTCTTTATTGATAACCATGACAACCAGAGGGGTCATGGTGCTGGTGGTGCATCCATCATTACCTTTTGGGACTCCAGACTCCACAAAATGGCTGTAGGCTATATGTTGGCCCACCCTTACGGAGTGGCCAGGGTCATGTCTAGCTATCGTTGGGACCGACACTTTGTGAATGGAAAA GATCAGAATGACTGGATGGGCCCTCCCAGCAACGGCAATGGATCCACCAAGCCTGTCCCTGTCAACCCTGACCAAACCTGTGGAGACGGATGGGTGTGTGAGCACAGATGGCGTCAGATCAC GAACATGGTCATTTTCCGTAATGTGGTCAAAGGACAGCCTCACTCCAACTGGTGGGACAACCAGAGcaaccaggttgcctttggacGTGGTAATCGTGGTTTCATCGTCTTCAACAATGATGACTG GGACTTGGATGTGACTCTGAACACTGGCCTGCCAAGTGGCACCTACTGTGACATCATTTCTGGCCAGAAGGAAGGAAACGGGTGCACTGGGAAGCAGATCAATGTTGGTGATGGTGGTCGCGCCCACTTTAAGATCAGCAACAGAGATGAGGATCCCTTTGTTGCTGTTCATGTGGAATCTAAGCTGTAA
- the LOC142398254 gene encoding alpha-amylase-like isoform X1 encodes MKLLILVGLLCLSFAQHNPHFRHERTAIVHLFEWRWADIAAECERFLGPKGFGGVQISPPNEHIVLDSPWRPWWQRYQPISYNLCSRSGSEDEFKDMVTRCNNVGVNIYVDAVINHMCGTSGGAGNHSSCGSWFNAGNEEFPSVPYSSLDFNDKKCLTGSGGIENYSEKHQVRDCRLVSLLDLALEKDYVRGKVAAYMNMMIDLGVAGFRVDACKHMWPGDLDNVYGRLHNLNTTWFPSDSKPFIYQEVIDLGGEAISSSEYFQLGRVTEFKYGAKLGNVFRKWHGEKLFYTRNWGEGWDFMSDGNAVVFIDNHDNQRGHGAGGASIITFWDSRLHKMAVGYMLAHPYGVARVMSSYRWDRHFVNGKDQNDWMGPPSNGNGSTKPVPVNPDQTCGDGWVCEHRWRQITNMVIFRNVVKGQPHSNWWDNQSNQVAFGRGNRGFIVFNNDDWDLDVTLNTGLPSGTYCDIISGQKEGNGCTGKQINVGDGGRAHFKISNRDEDPFVAVHVESKL; translated from the exons ATGAAGCTGTTAATTTTGGTTGGCCTGCTTTGTCTCAGCTTCGCCCAACATAATCCCCACTTCAGGCATGAAAGGACAGCAATCGTCCACCTGTTTGAGTGGCGCTGGGCCGACATCGCTGCAGAGTGTGAACGTTTCTTGGGTCCTAAAGGATTTGGGGGCGTTCAG ATCTCACCGCCAAATGAACACATTGTGCTAGACAGTCCCTGGAGGCCCTGGTGGCAGAGATACCAGCCAATCAGCTACAACTTGTGCTCCAGATCTGGCAGTGAGGATGAATTTAAAGACATGGTCACAAGATGCAACAATGTTGGG gtcaaCATCTATGTGGATGCTGTCATCAACCACATGTGCGGAACTAGTGGAGGGGCAGGAAACCACTCCTCATGTGGAAgctggtttaacgcaggcaacgAGGAGTTCCCCAGCGTCCCCTATTCCTCTTTGGACTtcaatgataaaaaatgcttgACTGGTAGTGGTGGGATTGAAAACTATAGTGAAAAACATCAG GTGCGTGACTGCCGCCTGGTCAGCCTTCTGGACCTTGCGCTGGAGAAAGATTACGTCAGAGGCAAGGTGGCTGCGTACATGAACATGATGATTGACTTGGGTGTGGCTGGATTTAGAGTGGATGCCTGCAAGCACATGTGGCCTGGTGACCTGGATAATGTTTATGGTCGTCTTCACAACCTCAACACTACATGGTTTCCCAGTGACTCCAAACCCTTCATCTACCAGGAG GTAATAGATTTGGGGGGTGAGGCAATctcatcttcagagtatttccaACTGGGAAGGGTGACTGAGTTCAAGTATGGCGCCAAGCTCGGAAATGTCTTCAGAAAGTGGCACGGGGAGAAGCTGTTTTACACCAG GAACTGGGGAGAGGGATGGGACTTCATGTCTGATGGAAATGCTGTGGTCTTTATTGATAACCATGACAACCAGAGGGGTCATGGTGCTGGTGGTGCATCCATCATTACCTTTTGGGACTCCAGACTCCACAAAATGGCTGTAGGCTATATGTTGGCCCACCCTTACGGAGTGGCCAGGGTCATGTCTAGCTATCGTTGGGACCGACACTTTGTGAATGGAAAA GATCAGAATGACTGGATGGGCCCTCCCAGCAACGGCAATGGATCCACCAAGCCTGTCCCTGTCAACCCTGACCAAACCTGTGGAGACGGATGGGTGTGTGAGCACAGATGGCGTCAGATCAC GAACATGGTCATTTTCCGTAATGTGGTCAAAGGACAGCCTCACTCCAACTGGTGGGACAACCAGAGcaaccaggttgcctttggacGTGGTAATCGTGGTTTCATCGTCTTCAACAATGATGACTG GGACTTGGATGTGACTCTGAACACTGGCCTGCCAAGTGGCACCTACTGTGACATCATTTCTGGCCAGAAGGAAGGAAACGGGTGCACTGGGAAGCAGATCAATGTTGGTGATGGTGGTCGCGCCCACTTTAAGATCAGCAACAGAGATGAGGATCCCTTTGTTGCTGTTCATGTGGAATCTAAGCTGTAA